The Brassica oleracea var. oleracea cultivar TO1000 chromosome C6, BOL, whole genome shotgun sequence genome includes a region encoding these proteins:
- the LOC106296415 gene encoding sulfate transporter 2.2 encodes MSIEMQSHQAEAAPAEEPLAQWLINMPEPPTMWQEFVGYIRTNVLSKKRNKMKKKSSNPVYSYLKSVFPILIWGRQYKLNMFKKDLMAGLTLASLCIPQSIGYANLAGLDPEYGLYTSVVPPLIYSMMGSSRELAIGPVAVVSLLLSSMVRDLQDPVTDPIAYRKIVYTATFFAGAFQAIFGLFRLGFLVDFLSHAALVGFMAGAAIVIGLQQLKGLFGLSHFTNKTDVVSVLSSVFHSLHHPWQPLNFVIGSSFLIFILLARFLGKRNKKLFWIPAMAPLISVILATLIVYLTNADTRGVKIVKTIKPGFNRPSVNQLEFNGPHLGQVAKIGIICAIIALTEAIAVGRSFATIKGYRLDGNKEMMAMGFSNIAGSLTSCYVATGSFSRTAVNFSAGCETVVSNIVMAITVMVSLEVLTRFLYFTPTAILASIILSALPGLIDISGALHIWKLDKLDFLVLVAAFLGVLFASVEIGLLLAVGISFTRIILSSIRPTVEALGRLSKTDIFGDINQYPMATKTQGLLTLRISSPLLCFANANFIKDRILNSIQKVEEEEDDEQEVKRAKVLQVVILDMSCVMGLDTSGVVALEELHQQLASNDTQLVIASPRWRVLHKLKLAKLEEKVKKENIFMTVGEAVDFYVRARTTSHDMC; translated from the exons ATGAGCATAGAGATGCAGAGCCACCAGGCGGAAGCCGCCCCCGCAGAGGAGCCGTTGGCCCAGTGGCTGATAAATATGCCGGAGCCACCAACCATGTGGCAAGAGTTTGTTGGGTACATAAGAACAAATGTGTTGTCCAAGAAGAGGAACAAGATGAAGAAGAAATCATCAAACCCGGTTTACTCTTATCTTAAATCGGTTTTCCCTATACTTATATGGGGAAGACAATACAAACTCAACATGTTCAAGAAAGATTTGATGGCTGGTCTTACTCTCGCTAGTCTTTGCATTCCTCAG AGTATAGGATATGCTAACTTGGCTGGACTTGATCCAGAGTACGGTCTAT ATACAAGTGTGGTACCACCTCTAATATATTCCATGATGGGAAGTTCGAGAGAGTTAGCCATTGGTCCTGTGGCTGTAGTTTCGCTTCTGCTTTCGTCCATGGTCCGTGACCTTCAAGATCCTGTCACCGACCCAATTGCTTACCGAAAAATTGTCTACACGGCCACGTTTTTTGCTGGCGCGTTTCAAGCCATCTTTGGACTCTTCAG GTTAGGGTTTTTGGTGGATTTTCTGTCACATGCTGCCCTTGTTGGGTTCATGGCTGGTGCTGCCATTGTCATTGGTTTACAACAACTGAAGGGTTTATTTGGTTTGTCTCACTTTACCAACAAAACCGATGTGGTTTCGGTTTTATCTTCGGTTTTCCACTCACTTCATCATCCG TGGCAACCTTTGAACTTTGTCATTGGTAGCTCATTCCTTATCTTCATCCTCCTAGCGAGATTTCTC GGAAAAAGAAACAAAAAGTTGTTCTGGATTCCAGCGATGGCACCGCTAATATCAGTGATATTAGCAACCCTAATCGTGTATTTAACCAATGCTGACACACGAGGGGTTAAGATTGTTAAAACCATTAAACCAGGGTTTAACCGACCTTCGGTTAACCAATTGGAATTTAACGGTCCACATCTCGGTCAAGTCGCCAAAATTGGTATCATTTGTGCAATCATCGCTCTCACG GAGGCGATTGCAGTAGGGAGATCTTTTGCAACGATCAAAGGATATCGTCTAGATGGTAACAAAGAGATGATGGCAATGGGGTTTAGCAACATCGCTGGCTCTTTAACTTCTTGCTATGTAGCTACCG GATCATTTTCAAGAACGGCGGTGAATTTTAGTGCTGGCTGCGAGACGGTGGTATCAAACATTGTAATGGCGATAACAGTGATGGTTTCGCTTGAAGTTTTGACAAGGTTTCTCTATTTTACACCGACCGCAATACTGGCCTCCATCATTCTCTCGGCGCTTCCTGGCCTTATCGATATTTCTGGCGCTTTGCACATTTGGAAGCTTGATAAGCTTGATTTTCTCGTCCTTGTGGCCGCCTTCTTAGGTGTCCTGTTTGCCTCCGTAGAGATCGGTCTTCTCCTTGCC GTGGGGATATCGTTTACGAGAATAATTTTGAGTTCGATACGACCAACAGTTGAGGCTTTAGGCAGATTGTCAAAAACCGATATCTTCGGTGACATAAATCAGTATCCAATGGCTACTAAGACCCAAGGACTATTGACTCTTCGAATCAGCTCTCCATTGTTATGCTTTGCAAATGCTAATTTTATTAAAGACCG AATATTGAATTCAATTCAAAAGGTAGAAGAAGAGGAAGATGATGAACAAGAAGTTAAAAGGGCAAAAGTTCTTCAAGTAGTAATTCTCGACATGTCTT GCGTGATGGGCCTAGATACATCAGGAGTAGTCGCACTTGAAGAATTACATCAACAGTTGGCTTCTAATGACACCCAG TTAGTGATCGCTAGTCCAAGATGGAGAGTACTTCACAAACTGAAGCTAGCGAAACTGGAGGAGAAAGTGAAAAAAGAAAATATATTTATGACAGTAGGAGAAGCCGTAGATTTTTACGTAAGAGCAAGAACTACGTCGCACGATATGTGTTGA